A region from the Tigriopus californicus strain San Diego chromosome 9, Tcal_SD_v2.1, whole genome shotgun sequence genome encodes:
- the LOC131886153 gene encoding uncharacterized protein LOC131886153: MPLFGARMVCETANVKHIEKHKKEMLERETKLGEWEKEKAERIDKLRERSNSLAAAIQAHSDAIEKVRASSCSDHQLMRSPPKTNPIPQINLERHSHLRMHRSGSIATSTPSTSQLADGFRAMQLQVSPKSPMESHVFNFDPIETPPGPYRGPSSYPTSASGSRGHSGASSPCFHLSPLKEMIPKSAFRDKTPPTSPCSSRKNSAS; this comes from the coding sequence ATGCCTTTGTTTGGTGCCAGAATGGTCTGTGAGACCGCCAACGTGAAGCACATCGAGAAACACAAGAAGGAGATGTTGGAGCGTGAAACCAAATTAGGCGAATGGGAAAAGGAGAAGGCTGAGAGGATCGATAAACTCCGCGAGCGTTCCAATTCCTTGGCAGCAGCTATCCAGGCTCATTCCGACGCAATTGAAAAGGTCCGGGCTAGTAGTTGTAGCGATCACCAGCTTATGCGATCCCCGCCCAAGACCAATCCCATCCCTCAAATCAACTTGGAGCGTCATTCACATCTAAGGATGCATCGATCCGGATCGATTGCCACATCAACGCCATCCACAAGCCAACTGGCGGATGGATTTAGGGCAATGCAGCTTCAAGTCAGTCCCAAGAGCCCAATGGAAAGTCACGTGTTTAACTTCGATCCTATTGAGACACCACCAGGGCCTTATAGAGGGCCTTCATCCTACCCGACATCAGCCTCTGGGTCGCGAGGACACTCGGGTGCTTCGTCGCCCTGTTTTCACCTGTCGccattgaaagaaatgattcCAAAGAGTGCCTTCCGCGACAAAACTCCACCCACGAGTCCTTGCTCGTCTCGAAAAAACAGTGCTTCTTAA
- the LOC131887056 gene encoding solute carrier organic anion transporter family member 74D-like — protein MGHSNRDTTCGLFGWRPACLQPLASKKVYMVLYGILVIIQSMLFTYLSATLSTLEKKFGIKSKEAAYIMSGNEISQFLFIFALPFIVKAKRRPLWTSLGLVCTGIGCFLMALPHWLSPVAEVLELEELEFQRNHSSTAGLCGSVYHPASLEGSCDAEGNRNIDLVGLIIVFIGIVLTGIGNCVFWSFGIAYLDDNSGHGNSPIMLSITYTFRLLGPTLGFLLASFCLKTFVNPGVDPGYDETDPRWVGAWWLGYPIIGALILVFAFPLAFFPQRLPKEGTDADRKEKEDLMKSGLNEFMNTNSFRASIMRLLKNKLFMYNFFSSIFYAFAFMGFGTFMPKYIEFQFRITGSNSSTYAGGIGTGSKAMGLLISGFLIAKFKPSARFLSGYSVVLGLIFFGVLIAISTLGCPTSMVHGTMGENGIIDIKSSCNNECECPSSRLEPICSKDGTTNFYSPCQAGCLSKRSFTPNKKEGDEEDPKDTLVFEDCSCVQEAWNQSNFKYSRDWILNDFFPGQEHITDDLITAKMEEVDPIPIDSAFKGWCPVDCGNVFATFGITMFVVMILGSTGRIGNMLVALRCIEIRDKSLSVAFNVIFLSLLAMLPGPVVYGFLIDNICILWQEECGEPTNCLLYDSDQLRLVLMLTTAGIMFIGVLFDIGVWYHSKGLVIFYEEEDTKSSSNEVRHDSKDDVQTMERYASSLSINASCKNALAAGPTH, from the coding sequence ATGGGCCATTCAAACCGAGATACTACGTGTGGACTTTTTGGTTGGCGGCCAGCATGTCTGCAGCCATTAGCTTCCAAAAAGGTGTACATGGTCTTGTATGGGATCTTGGTGATTATTCAATCTATGCTCTTTACGTACCTCTCCGCCACGTTAAGTACGCTGGAGAAAAAGTTCGGGATCAAATCTAAAGAGGCGGCCTATATCATGTCTGGTAACGAGATCAGtcaattccttttcatctttgcCTTGCCTTTCATCGTCAAGGCGAAGCGAAGGCCATTGTGGACCTCATTGGGATTGGTATGCACCGGAATTGGGTGCTTCCTGATGGCCTTGCCTCATTGGTTATCTCCTGTGGCGGAAGTTTTGGAGCTGGAGGAGCTGGAATTCCAAAGAAACCATTCCTCAACGGCTGGCCTTTGTGGTAGTGTCTATCATCCAGCTTCTCTGGAAGGATCGTGCGATGCCGAGGGCAACAGAAATATCGATCTCGTCGGCCTAATCATTGTGTTCATTGGTATTGTTCTTACCGGCATTGGAAATTGTGTCTTCTGGAGCTTCGGGATCGCTTACCTGGATGACAACTCTGGGCATGGAAACTCGCCCATCATGCTTAGCATCACGTACACATTCAGATTGTTGGGTCCCACTCTCGGGTTCTTGTTGGCATCATTTTGCTTGAAGACTTTTGTTAACCCTGGCGTTGATCCTGGATATGATGAGACAGATCCAAGATGGGTTGGAGCATGGTGGTTGGGCTATCCAATCATTGGAGCCCTGATTCTGGTTTTCGCCTTCCCATTGGCATTCTTCCCTCAAAGATTACCCAAAGAAGGAACAGACGCCGATCGCAAGGAGAAAGAGGACCTCATGAAGTCGGGTCTCAATGAGTTCATGAACACCAACAGTTTCCGAGCCTCAATCATGCGACTGTTGAAAAACAAGCTCTTCATGTACAACTTTTTCTCATCCATATTTTATGCGTTCGCGTTCATGGGCTTTGGAACATTCATGCCCAAATACATTGAGTTCCAATTCCGTATCACTGGGTCCAATTCATCGACCTATGCTGGTGGTATTGGAACAGGATCCAAGGCCATGGGGTTGCTCATCTCAGGCTTCTTAATTGCCAAGTTCAAGCCCAGTGCCCGATTTCTCTCAGGATACAGCGTTGTGTTGGGATTGATTTTCTTCGGGGTTCTCATCGCGATTTCCACATTAGGTTGTCCAACCTCGATGGTACATGGTACCATGGGTGAAAACGGGATCATCGATATCAAATCATCGTGCAACAATGAGTGTGAATGCCCATCTTCCAGGTTGGAACCCATTTGTTCCAAAGATGGGACGACCAATTTCTACTCACCCTGCCAAGCCGGCTGTTTGTCCAAAAGATCCTTTACCCCTAACAAAAAAGAAGGAGACGAAGAGGACCCCAAGGACACTTTGGTCTTTGAGGATTGCTCTTGTGTCCAGGAGGCATGGAACCAATCGAATTTCAAGTACTCCCGCGATTGGATCTTAAATGACTTCTTCCCCGGGCAAGAGCACATAACAGATGATCTGATCACCGCCAAGATGGAAGAAGTGGATCCAATTCCAATCGATAGCGCCTTCAAAGGCTGGTGTCCCGTGGATTGTGGAAATGTGTTTGCCACTTTTGGGATCACCATGTTTGTCGTTATGATACTGGGCAGCACTGGACGAATTGGCAATATGTTGGTGGCCTTACGTTGCATTGAGATCAGGGACAAGTCTTTGTCTGTGGCCTTCAACGTGATCTTCTTGTCCCTTTTGGCTATGTTACCTGGTCCCGTTGTGTATGGATTTCTGATCGATAACATTTGTATCTTGTGGCAAGAAGAATGCGGTGAACCCACAAATTGTCTCTTGTATGACTCGGATCAGCTCCGATTGGTCTTAATGCTGACCACGGCCGGAATTATGTTTATTGGGGTTCTTTTTGACATTGGTGTGTGGTACCATTCAAAGGGGTTGGTCATTTTTTACGAAGAAGAGGACACCAAGTCAAGCTCGAACGAAGTCCGTCACGATTCGAAGGATGATGTTCAGACCATGGAACGTTATGCCTCCTCACTGTCGATCAATGCTTCGTGTAAAAATGCTCTGGCTGCAGGGCCCACTCATTAG
- the LOC131886233 gene encoding uncharacterized protein LOC131886233: protein MRIVSMLTSFAEVDPWGCLKSPDLEESPMRTFLQSGNYYHSHEAEPYPDQFEDLLWINSQSTTTAINNNNIINSSMMVTPNFRGLKAFDFTIPQFTKPPKNSTLALHGIDNLGFCPEIESPICDRRFDGLECSCCDETKVRDIVCDNEYEGNSCSCSNPVVPSTQEHELNPRPPKDRSDLGRSIRDKTSRIGTCVSVKTTEIWQTHKFASIRRRKSKVNNKNDLQYQQEDLVQKPVIYSSVLKNYDIGFQDHPEVKTYWVVKPDGIETTI, encoded by the exons ATGAGGATCGTGTCGATGCTCACTTCATTTGCTGAG GTGGATCCGTGGGGCTGTTTAAAGAGCCCTGATCTAGAAGAGAGCCCAATGAGAACCTTCCTCCAAAGCGGAAATTATTACCATTCCCACGAAGCCGAACCTTATCCAGACCAATTTGAAGATCTCTTGTGGATCAATAGCCAAAGCACCACCACCgctatcaacaacaacaacatcattaATAGTAGTATGATGGTGACACCTAATTTTCGAGGACTAAAGGCCTTCGATTTTACCATCCCCCAATTCACTAAGCCTCCAAAGAATTCGACCTTGGCCCTCCATGGTATCGACAATCTGGGGTTTTGCCCGGAGATTGAATCACCGATCTGTGATCGCAGATTCGACGGACTGGAATGCTCATGTTGCGATGAAACCAAAGTACGCGACATAGTCTGCGATAACGAATATGAAGGCAATTCATGCAGTTGTTCCAACCCCGTGGTCCCAAGTACACAAGAGCATGAATTGAACCCAAGACCGCCCAAGGACAGATCCGATTTGGGGCGATCCATTCGAGATAAAACTTCTCGGATCGGGACGTGCGTTTCCGTTAAGACCACGGAGATCTGGCAAACCCACAAGTTTGCCTCCATTCGCAGACGAAAATCGAAGGTGAATAACAAGAATGACCTTCAATATCAACAAGAAGATTTGGTTCAGAAGCCTGTTATCTACTCGTCTGTTCTCAAGAACTATGATATCGGGTTTCAGGATCATCCTGAAGTGAAAACATATTGGGTGGTCAAGCCAGACGGGATAGAAACGACGATATAA
- the LOC131886430 gene encoding peptide chain release factor 1-like encodes MALSSIIRGGRLGCGWPGAVHMCSTAPFPSDLVIPEAVIRYMDKMSRKFEIQENQAHQTAATVQFKRKFLRVRPLFEQIEAIQTEGKELHALSQEPEFHQIALKDLISLAADQQKALNNLKLQLLDPPSYDENNASVEVVPGAGGLEACLFAQEVFDMYTNYMRDNLGFNVEVVEYEKSSVGQSSKFTSTTGIQRAVATVQGQGVFRAMKYESGVHRVQRVPVTGSKNDRLQTSTCSVAVLPIPNEEDIVIRDRDLKVDFTRSSGPGGQNVNKVDSACRIVHIPTGKVAECQEDKKGLQNKKKAILKLRKALFDERYATEMDVLSRSRKSQIGNMNRNEKIRTYNYSRHMITDHRVGLSRTVPNLANFFLGNFGFGILEEFQNQLAQQDQEIAWQELLASDP; translated from the coding sequence ATGGCTCTTAGCAGTATAATACGGGGTGGGCGACTAGGGTGTGGCTGGCCCGGGGCGGTCCACATGTGTTCCACCGCCCCATTCCCATCGGATCTGGTCATTCCCGAAGCTGTCATTCGGTATATGGATAAGATGTCCCGGAAATTCGAGATTCAGGAGAATCAAGCCCACCAAACGGCCGCCACCGTCCAATTCAAGCGGAAATTTCTACGGGTGCGGCCGCTCTTTGAGCAGATTGAAGCCATTCAAACGGAAGGCAAGGAACTGCACGCTTTGTCCCAAGAACCAGAGTTCCACCAAATCGCCTTGAAAGACTTGATTTCCTTAGCGGCAGACCAACAAAAGGCCTTAAATAATTTGAAACTCCAACTCTTAGATCCGCCTTCTTACGACGAGAACAACGCCTCGGTGGAGGTCGTTCCGGGGGCGGGGGGGCTGGAGGCGTGTCTCTTTGCCCAAGAAGTGTTCGATATGTACACCAATTATATGAGAGACAATCTCGGTTTCAACGTGGAAGTGGTCGAGTACGAAAAGAGTTCggtgggacaaagctcaaagtTCACCTCCACTACGGGTATTCAGCGAGCCGTGGCCACGGTTCAAGGTCAGGGCGTGTTTCGGGCCATGAAATACGAGAGTGGAGTCCATCGAGTGCAACGGGTGCCCGTTACGGGCTCTAAGAACGATCGCCTCCAAACGAGCACGTGTTCAGTGGCGGTTTTGCCCATACCCAATGAAGAGGATATCGTGATTCGGGACAGGGATTTGAAGGTGGACTTCACGCGGTCCAGCGGACCCGGCGGGCAAAATGTCAACAAGGTGGATAGCGCTTGTCGGATCGTGCATATTCCCACGGGAAAAGTGGCCGAATGTCAGGAGGACAAAAAAGGCTTgcagaacaagaagaaagccATTTTGAAGTTGCGCAAGGCCCTCTTTGACGAACGATACGCCACCGAAATGGATGTGTTGAGCCGATCCCGGAAGTCGCAAATCGGTAATATGAACCGCAACGAAAAGATCCGGACCTATAATTATTCGCGGCATATGATTACGGATCATCGCGTGGGTCTGTCCAGAACCGTTCcgaatttggccaatttctttttgggcAACTTTGGGTTTGGCATCTTGGAGGAGTTCCAAAATCAATTGGCACAACAGGATCAGGAAATCGCCTGGCAAGAACTATTGGCTAGTGACCCTTAA